From a single Calothrix sp. NIES-2098 genomic region:
- a CDS encoding cytochrome c oxidase subunit III — translation MQSQTIDTAQTELNHHHSAEAAHAHEGHPDHRLFGLIVFLIAEGMIFMGLFGAYLAFRSTLPVWPPAGTPELELLLPGVNTVNLIASSFVMHNADTAIKKNNTSGARTWLAITAAMGAIFLVGQVYEYTHLEFGLTTNLFASAFYVLTGFHGLHVTLGVLAILAVLWRSRRPGHYSSEHHFGIEAAEIYWHFVDVIWIILFGLLYLL, via the coding sequence ATGCAAAGTCAAACTATTGACACAGCACAAACAGAACTGAATCATCACCACAGTGCGGAAGCCGCCCATGCTCATGAAGGACATCCAGACCATCGGTTGTTTGGGCTAATTGTCTTCCTAATTGCTGAGGGGATGATTTTTATGGGTTTGTTCGGAGCTTATTTAGCTTTCCGTTCTACCTTACCTGTATGGCCGCCCGCTGGCACGCCAGAATTAGAACTATTACTACCTGGAGTTAACACCGTCAATCTAATTGCTAGTAGCTTTGTCATGCACAATGCTGACACTGCGATCAAAAAGAATAATACAAGCGGTGCCCGTACTTGGTTGGCAATTACTGCCGCAATGGGTGCTATTTTCTTGGTAGGTCAAGTATATGAATACACCCATCTAGAATTTGGTTTAACTACCAATTTATTTGCCAGTGCATTTTATGTTTTGACTGGCTTTCACGGTTTGCACGTTACCCTTGGCGTTTTGGCGATTCTAGCTGTATTGTGGCGATCGCGCCGTCCGGGTCATTATAGTAGCGAACATCACTTCGGTATTGAAGCTGCGGAAATTTACTGGCACTTTGTGGACGTGATTTGGATTATTCTTTTCGGATTGTTGTATCTACTCTAA
- a CDS encoding heme O synthase, whose translation MIETNVSRHHETFLQVIQSYYQLTKPRIIPLLLITTAGSMWIAAKGQVDLVLLLVTMTGGTLAAASAQAINCIYDRDIDYEMERTRHRPIPSGKVQPRGALIFAIALAMISFTLLTVFANLLAALLAFAGIVYYVVVYTHWLKRHTTQNIVIGGAAGAIPALVGWAAVTGTLNWGAWVIFASVFLWTPPHFWALALMIRDDYAKVGIPMLPLVVGDPATVKQIWYYTLATVATTLLLVYPLHDSGIVYGAIALGLGAVFIHKAWRLLQNPEDRTIARQLFLYSISYMMLLCLGMVVDSLPITHHLINAVASQLHLISQM comes from the coding sequence ATGATTGAGACTAATGTCTCTCGCCACCACGAGACATTTCTACAGGTAATTCAAAGTTACTACCAGCTAACTAAGCCGCGGATTATTCCGTTGCTGTTAATTACCACTGCTGGCAGTATGTGGATTGCTGCTAAGGGACAAGTAGATTTAGTGCTGTTGCTAGTAACTATGACTGGCGGCACTTTGGCTGCTGCTAGTGCCCAAGCAATTAACTGTATCTACGATCGCGATATTGATTATGAAATGGAACGGACGCGCCATCGTCCGATTCCTTCCGGTAAGGTACAGCCCAGAGGCGCTTTGATTTTTGCGATCGCTCTGGCTATGATTTCTTTTACCTTACTGACAGTTTTCGCCAACCTCCTCGCCGCCCTCCTGGCTTTCGCTGGCATAGTGTATTATGTTGTAGTTTATACCCACTGGCTCAAACGCCATACTACCCAGAATATTGTAATTGGTGGGGCAGCTGGGGCAATTCCGGCATTAGTAGGTTGGGCTGCTGTTACAGGTACGTTAAACTGGGGAGCATGGGTTATTTTTGCCAGCGTCTTTCTCTGGACACCGCCTCATTTTTGGGCTTTAGCATTGATGATTCGCGATGACTACGCCAAGGTGGGAATCCCCATGCTGCCTTTGGTTGTAGGCGATCCCGCCACAGTGAAGCAAATTTGGTACTATACTTTGGCAACAGTAGCTACCACACTGTTACTGGTTTATCCGTTACACGACAGTGGCATTGTTTATGGAGCGATCGCTCTTGGTTTAGGTGCTGTATTCATTCACAAAGCTTGGCGCTTACTACAAAACCCAGAGGATCGGACGATTGCCAGACAGCTATTTCTCTATTCCATTTCTTACATGATGCTGTTGTGTCTGGGGATGGTAGTTGATAGCCTCCCGATTACCCATCATCTAATAAATGCCGTAGCAAGTCAGCTGCATTTAATTAGCCAGATGTAG
- a CDS encoding cytochrome oxidase assembly, producing the protein MNEFVLQQQNEAADSKPPEMIRRLVWKICIATLILMAIGSATRVMNAGLACPDWPLCYGELVPAKQMNFQVFLEWFHRLDAALIGVSAIALVGLSWWYRRALPQWLPWASTFALFLIVFQGILGGLTVTELLRFDIVTAHLGTALLFFITLLIIGTALTPYQGTGNVGNLPWLGLSAAILVYLQSLLGALVGSRWALHQCLGTSQLCTVMYSHIFGLVPPTVATLAVVLISWQRPALHPALRRLANMAGGLLLLQILLGVATFKLRLQVEPLTVTHQAVGAALLGTLVAFTVLALRDWFASREPNTYPVAVTVPATNTPANGSH; encoded by the coding sequence ATGAACGAATTTGTCCTACAACAACAAAATGAAGCAGCAGATTCCAAACCACCAGAAATGATTCGGCGTTTGGTTTGGAAGATCTGCATCGCCACCTTAATTTTGATGGCAATAGGCAGTGCTACGCGAGTGATGAACGCAGGACTTGCTTGCCCAGACTGGCCTTTGTGTTATGGAGAATTAGTGCCAGCCAAGCAAATGAATTTCCAAGTATTTTTGGAATGGTTTCATAGATTGGACGCAGCTTTGATTGGTGTCAGCGCGATCGCACTTGTTGGTCTATCTTGGTGGTATCGTCGTGCTTTACCTCAATGGTTGCCTTGGGCTTCCACATTTGCCCTGTTTTTAATCGTCTTCCAAGGCATCTTGGGAGGTCTCACCGTCACCGAACTGTTACGGTTTGATATTGTCACTGCCCATTTAGGAACAGCGCTGTTATTTTTTATCACCTTACTGATTATCGGTACAGCACTCACCCCTTACCAAGGTACTGGCAACGTTGGCAATTTACCTTGGTTGGGTTTATCAGCCGCTATTTTGGTTTACCTACAAAGTCTACTAGGTGCCTTGGTAGGGTCTCGCTGGGCACTTCACCAGTGTTTGGGTACATCCCAACTTTGTACGGTGATGTACAGCCATATCTTTGGCTTAGTACCCCCCACAGTCGCAACCTTGGCAGTAGTCTTGATATCTTGGCAAAGACCAGCACTGCATCCAGCTTTGCGACGACTGGCAAATATGGCAGGTGGCTTGCTGCTACTGCAAATTCTCTTGGGCGTTGCCACTTTTAAATTACGCCTACAAGTCGAGCCGCTTACCGTCACTCACCAAGCTGTAGGCGCAGCTTTACTCGGTACTTTGGTAGCTTTCACCGTCCTAGCATTACGCGACTGGTTTGCTAGCCGCGAACCCAACACATACCCTGTGGCTGTAACCGTCCCTGCCACCAACACACCAGCGAATGGATCGCATTGA
- a CDS encoding acriflavin resistance protein, producing MTTLVMLAIMLFGLMSYQLLPVSDLPTVDFPTIQVSASLPGASPETVASSVATPLEQQFSSIAGLDSMNSTSSLGSAQITLQFNLSRDIDSAAQDVQSAIAKAARQLPTSMPNPPSYRKVNPADSPILYVALNSTALPLSEVDKYGETMLAQRLSMVDGVAQVQVYGSQKYAVRIYLDPQSLSAKGLGIDEVADAISKGNSNLPTGNLYGQNQNYTIESNGQLNNAEAYSSLVVAYRNGAPIQLRELGKVFDSVENDKVASWFNGKRAVVLAIQRQPGSNTVAVVDAIQKILPSFREQIPAAIDMEILYDRSQSIRESVNDVKFTLFLTICLVVLVIFLFLRNISATIIPSLAVPLSLVATFGVMLLLGYSLDNLSLMALTLAVGFVVDDAVVMLENIVRHMEMGENRMQAALNGSKEIGFTILSMTISLVAVFIPIMFMGGILGRLFSEFAVTISVSILVSGFISLTLTPMLCSRFLKHEGEHKDPNHGNINGSNVHAFSNDEHFHEGNGHAISNNGHFENDNGHEISNDGHLQAENSHDLSNDGNGHQINKPKKQKAKNWKRRLYNASEWVFDTMLRGYEATLKLSMKYHRTTMILSGVILVATIYLFVVVPKGFIPNDDTGQLSVSTEAAQDISFAEMVKHQQVVAKIVRRNPNVESINSSVGAGGANATANSGRIFVKLKPHSQRHKSADEVAEELRPKLTGIPGIRAFVQNPPSIRLGGQQTKALYQFGLSSPNLQELYQYAPALEAKLRQMPELQDVNSDLQIKNPQINVQFNREQAATFGLTANQIESTLNNAYGTRQVSTIYASDGQYQVIMGVDPQYQLSPNDLDLLTIRSSSGQEVPLNAVATLSKGVGPLTVNHSGQLSAVTISFNLKPGVSLGSVTGTIEKLARETLPATISTSFQGTAQVFQSSLSSLGFLLLIAIAVIYLVLGILYEDFIHPITILSSLPSAGFGALLTLMLFGVDLNIYAFVGIIMLVGIVKKNGIMMIDFAMDAQQNQGKTPFDAIYEACVVRFRPIMMTTMAALMGTLPIALGLGAGAESRRPLGLAVVGGLLFSQLLTLYITPVFYTYMESLRKQLKKNDKKQKQKVRQEKEKAEVL from the coding sequence ATGACCACACTCGTGATGCTAGCCATCATGCTGTTTGGTTTGATGAGTTATCAATTGCTACCAGTAAGCGACTTACCTACCGTAGATTTCCCGACAATTCAGGTGTCAGCTAGCTTACCGGGAGCTAGTCCTGAGACCGTAGCTTCGTCGGTAGCAACGCCATTAGAGCAGCAATTTTCGAGTATTGCTGGTCTGGATTCAATGAATTCTACGAGTTCTTTAGGTTCGGCACAGATTACGCTGCAATTTAACTTGAGCCGGGATATAGACAGTGCAGCTCAAGATGTGCAATCTGCGATCGCCAAAGCAGCGCGGCAGTTACCAACTAGTATGCCTAACCCGCCATCCTACCGCAAAGTCAACCCCGCAGATTCACCTATATTATATGTAGCTTTAAACTCCACAGCACTGCCATTGTCAGAAGTGGATAAATACGGAGAAACAATGCTAGCCCAGCGTCTTTCAATGGTTGATGGCGTAGCGCAGGTACAAGTTTATGGTTCGCAAAAATACGCCGTGCGGATTTATCTAGACCCCCAATCTTTGAGTGCTAAAGGATTGGGAATTGATGAAGTAGCAGATGCAATTTCTAAAGGCAATTCTAATTTACCTACTGGTAATCTTTACGGACAAAACCAAAACTACACTATTGAATCAAATGGACAATTAAATAACGCCGAAGCTTATAGTTCTTTAGTAGTTGCTTATCGTAACGGTGCGCCAATTCAATTAAGAGAATTGGGTAAAGTATTTGATAGTGTCGAAAACGATAAAGTCGCCAGTTGGTTTAATGGTAAGCGGGCAGTTGTTTTAGCGATTCAACGCCAACCAGGTAGCAATACTGTCGCAGTTGTAGACGCAATTCAGAAAATTTTGCCCAGCTTCCGCGAGCAAATTCCGGCGGCGATAGATATGGAAATTCTCTATGACCGTTCCCAATCTATTCGCGAGTCAGTAAATGATGTCAAATTTACCTTATTCCTCACCATTTGCTTAGTAGTTTTAGTAATTTTTCTATTTTTACGCAACATTTCAGCTACCATCATTCCCAGCTTGGCTGTACCTTTATCGCTAGTAGCAACCTTTGGGGTAATGCTATTACTTGGTTATTCACTGGATAACCTTTCATTGATGGCGCTTACTCTCGCTGTTGGCTTTGTGGTAGATGACGCAGTAGTAATGTTAGAAAACATCGTGCGTCACATGGAAATGGGCGAAAATCGAATGCAAGCAGCCCTGAACGGTTCCAAAGAAATTGGTTTTACCATTTTATCAATGACAATTTCCTTGGTAGCTGTTTTCATTCCTATTATGTTCATGGGTGGTATTTTAGGAAGGCTATTCAGCGAGTTTGCAGTTACTATCAGTGTCTCAATTTTAGTATCTGGATTTATTTCTCTCACCCTGACACCGATGCTTTGCAGTCGTTTTCTGAAGCATGAAGGTGAGCATAAAGATCCAAATCATGGAAATATTAATGGAAGCAATGTCCATGCTTTCTCTAACGACGAGCATTTTCATGAAGGCAATGGCCATGCCATATCTAACAATGGACATTTTGAGAATGATAATGGTCATGAAATATCCAATGATGGACATTTGCAAGCAGAAAATAGCCACGACCTATCCAATGATGGTAACGGACATCAAATAAATAAACCCAAAAAACAGAAAGCTAAAAATTGGAAACGTCGCCTTTATAATGCTTCGGAATGGGTATTTGATACGATGCTGCGGGGTTACGAAGCAACTCTCAAGCTATCAATGAAATATCACCGCACAACGATGATACTTTCGGGCGTAATTTTGGTTGCAACAATATATTTATTTGTTGTTGTTCCCAAAGGCTTCATTCCCAATGATGACACCGGACAGTTAAGCGTCAGCACAGAAGCGGCTCAAGATATTTCCTTTGCTGAGATGGTGAAGCATCAACAAGTCGTAGCCAAAATTGTACGTCGCAACCCCAATGTTGAATCCATTAACTCTAGTGTCGGTGCAGGTGGAGCCAACGCCACAGCTAACTCAGGACGCATATTTGTCAAATTAAAACCCCATTCTCAACGCCACAAAAGCGCCGATGAAGTAGCAGAAGAACTAAGACCGAAACTAACTGGAATACCAGGAATTAGAGCCTTTGTGCAAAACCCGCCATCTATCCGTTTGGGCGGACAACAAACAAAAGCGCTATATCAATTTGGACTCTCTAGCCCAAATTTACAAGAGTTGTATCAATATGCGCCAGCTTTAGAAGCAAAATTGCGACAAATGCCAGAATTGCAAGATGTTAATAGCGACTTGCAAATCAAAAATCCTCAAATTAACGTCCAATTTAATCGCGAACAAGCAGCAACTTTTGGATTAACAGCGAATCAAATTGAAAGCACACTAAATAACGCCTATGGTACTCGTCAGGTTTCCACAATTTATGCATCTGACGGTCAGTATCAAGTAATTATGGGAGTAGACCCACAATATCAACTAAGTCCCAACGATCTTGATTTATTAACAATTCGTTCTAGTAGCGGTCAAGAAGTACCATTAAATGCAGTTGCAACTTTGAGTAAAGGAGTTGGGCCATTAACAGTTAACCATTCTGGACAGCTTTCTGCTGTGACTATTTCCTTTAACCTCAAACCAGGAGTATCCCTTGGTAGCGTTACTGGAACTATTGAAAAGTTAGCTCGTGAAACATTACCTGCAACTATTAGTACCAGCTTCCAAGGTACAGCGCAGGTGTTTCAATCTTCGCTTTCTAGCTTGGGATTTTTGCTGTTAATTGCGATTGCGGTAATTTACCTTGTGTTAGGAATTTTGTATGAAGATTTTATTCACCCAATCACAATTCTTTCTAGTTTACCTTCAGCGGGATTTGGTGCTTTGCTCACCTTGATGCTATTTGGTGTTGATTTAAATATCTACGCTTTTGTGGGCATTATTATGCTAGTTGGTATCGTTAAGAAAAACGGCATTATGATGATTGATTTTGCAATGGATGCCCAACAAAACCAAGGTAAAACGCCGTTTGATGCCATATATGAAGCTTGTGTGGTGCGCTTCCGCCCGATTATGATGACCACAATGGCAGCATTGATGGGTACTTTACCAATCGCACTCGGTTTAGGTGCAGGTGCAGAATCTCGTCGTCCTTTAGGTTTAGCTGTTGTGGGTGGGTTATTATTTTCTCAACTACTAACGCTTTACATTACTCCTGTGTTTTACACCTACATGGAATCCCTGCGGAAGCAGTTGAAGAAAAACGATAAAAAGCAGAAGCAGAAAGTTAGACAGGAGAAAGAAAAGGCTGAAGTATTATAG
- a CDS encoding cytochrome c oxidase subunit I, with translation MTQAQIQETANIPARIEEPGERKWQDYFTFNTDHKVIGIQYLVTTFIFYCIGGVLADLVRTELRTPEVDFVTPEVYNSLFTLHATIMIFLWIVPAGTGFANYLIPLMIGAKDMAFPKLNAVAFWMIPPAGLLLIASLVVGDAPDAGWTSYPPLSLVTGQVGEGIWIMSVLVLGTSSILGALNFLVTILRMRTPGMGFHQMPLFCWSIFATSALVLVSTPVLAAGLILLAFDLFAGTTFFNPTGGGDPVVYQHMFWFYSHPAVYIMILPFFGAISEVIPVHSRKPIFGYKAIAYSSLAISFLGLIVWAHHMFTSGIPGWLRMFFMITTMIIAVPTGIKIFSWLGTMWGGKIQLNTAMLFAMGFVGTFVIGGISGVMLAAVPFDIHVHDTYFVVAHLHYVLFGGSVLGIYAAMYHWFPKMTGRMINEFWGKVHFVLTIVGLNMAFLPMHKLGMMGMNRRVAQYDPKFTFLNEICTYGAYILAVSTFPFIINAIWSWLYGEKAGNNPWRGLTLEWMTTSPPAIENFDELPVLATGPYDYGLERAKEGVPLSDPNPVLSAGVNSVLRAEPDEPYPSITAEKE, from the coding sequence ATGACCCAAGCTCAAATACAAGAAACTGCCAATATTCCTGCCCGGATTGAAGAACCAGGGGAGAGAAAATGGCAAGATTACTTTACCTTTAATACCGACCATAAGGTAATTGGCATTCAATACCTAGTTACTACCTTCATTTTTTACTGTATAGGCGGCGTTTTAGCTGACTTAGTGCGTACAGAACTACGTACCCCAGAAGTAGATTTTGTGACGCCGGAAGTCTACAACAGTTTATTTACGCTGCACGCCACAATCATGATTTTCTTGTGGATTGTGCCAGCTGGTACGGGGTTTGCTAACTACCTGATTCCCCTCATGATTGGGGCTAAGGATATGGCATTCCCCAAACTAAATGCTGTGGCCTTTTGGATGATCCCGCCTGCTGGTTTGCTGCTAATCGCTAGTTTAGTGGTAGGAGACGCACCAGATGCAGGTTGGACTTCTTACCCTCCCTTGAGCTTGGTAACAGGTCAAGTAGGTGAGGGCATTTGGATTATGAGTGTCTTGGTATTAGGGACATCATCAATTCTGGGCGCACTTAATTTCCTCGTTACTATCCTCAGAATGCGTACCCCAGGCATGGGTTTCCATCAAATGCCCTTGTTCTGTTGGTCAATATTTGCCACCTCAGCGCTGGTGTTGGTATCAACGCCAGTGTTAGCTGCGGGTTTAATTCTGCTGGCTTTTGACTTATTCGCCGGCACGACTTTCTTTAACCCAACTGGGGGTGGCGATCCGGTTGTCTACCAGCATATGTTCTGGTTTTACTCGCACCCAGCGGTTTATATCATGATTTTGCCTTTCTTCGGGGCAATTTCTGAGGTGATCCCGGTTCATTCTCGCAAGCCGATTTTTGGCTATAAAGCGATCGCTTACTCCAGTTTAGCTATCAGCTTTTTAGGGCTAATTGTTTGGGCGCACCATATGTTTACCAGCGGTATCCCTGGCTGGTTGCGGATGTTCTTTATGATCACCACCATGATCATTGCCGTACCTACAGGAATTAAGATTTTCAGCTGGTTGGGAACAATGTGGGGCGGTAAAATCCAACTCAATACTGCCATGTTGTTTGCAATGGGGTTTGTCGGCACCTTTGTGATTGGCGGGATTAGCGGCGTCATGTTGGCAGCTGTACCCTTTGATATTCACGTCCACGACACTTATTTTGTAGTCGCACACCTACATTACGTCCTGTTTGGTGGTAGCGTGCTGGGCATTTATGCGGCGATGTACCACTGGTTTCCCAAAATGACAGGGCGGATGATTAATGAATTTTGGGGTAAGGTTCATTTTGTCTTGACCATTGTCGGTTTGAATATGGCGTTCTTACCGATGCATAAGTTAGGGATGATGGGTATGAACCGCCGTGTCGCCCAATATGACCCTAAATTCACGTTTTTGAACGAAATCTGCACTTACGGTGCTTATATACTTGCAGTTTCGACATTTCCCTTTATCATCAACGCAATTTGGAGTTGGTTGTACGGAGAAAAAGCTGGTAATAATCCTTGGCGGGGACTAACCTTAGAGTGGATGACTACTTCACCGCCAGCGATCGAGAATTTTGATGAACTCCCAGTACTGGCTACAGGCCCCTATGACTACGGCTTGGAAAGGGCTAAAGAAGGTGTACCCCTATCAGACCCCAATCCAGTTTTGTCTGCTGGTGTGAACTCGGTATTAAGAGCCGAACCTGACGAGCCATATCCATCAATCACTGCTGAAAAAGAATAA
- a CDS encoding cytochrome c oxidase subunit II, translated as MKIPSSIWTLLIGIVLTLVSLWYGQNHGLLPTAASDEAVLVDGLFNTMMIVSTGIFLIVEGVLIYAAIKYRRRPGDNEDGLPVEGNVPLEILWTAIPAIIVIGISVYSFDVYNEIGGFDPHAVHEAPITQNMSMNMPGAAIAATLNDTPPSTEPNLNQQKSDEAMQDPATAAVRNADQIPQKQNAPGIGIVSPTIGGTPDKAGKPPALAINVTGLQYAWIFTYPETGVTTGELHVPIGREVQVNMTANDVIHAFWVPEFRLKQDVIPGRQSEIRFTPNKEGDYALICAELCGPYHGAMRTQVVVQSQENFDTWMQEQQVASRETLNQAVALNPADLSPHEFLAPYTKDMGIKPEVLNQVHPAHH; from the coding sequence GTGAAAATTCCAAGTTCGATCTGGACATTACTCATTGGCATTGTGCTAACGCTAGTCAGCCTTTGGTACGGTCAAAATCACGGTCTGTTGCCAACAGCAGCCTCTGATGAAGCCGTCTTAGTTGATGGTTTGTTTAACACAATGATGATTGTCTCCACAGGCATATTTCTAATTGTTGAAGGTGTTTTGATTTACGCTGCTATTAAATATCGGCGGCGACCTGGTGACAATGAAGACGGGCTACCGGTGGAAGGTAACGTACCTCTAGAAATACTCTGGACGGCGATCCCAGCGATTATAGTTATTGGTATTTCTGTATACAGTTTTGATGTCTACAACGAAATTGGTGGCTTCGATCCCCATGCTGTACATGAAGCCCCAATTACTCAAAATATGTCGATGAATATGCCTGGGGCAGCTATTGCCGCAACATTAAACGATACGCCTCCCAGCACAGAACCCAATCTCAATCAGCAAAAATCTGATGAGGCGATGCAAGACCCAGCTACCGCCGCAGTCCGCAATGCTGACCAAATTCCGCAAAAACAAAACGCTCCGGGGATCGGGATTGTTTCTCCCACCATTGGGGGAACTCCAGACAAAGCCGGGAAACCCCCAGCATTGGCAATTAACGTCACCGGTCTTCAGTACGCCTGGATTTTTACCTATCCAGAAACAGGCGTAACCACAGGCGAACTCCACGTTCCCATTGGGCGTGAAGTACAAGTCAATATGACAGCCAATGATGTCATCCACGCTTTCTGGGTGCCAGAGTTTCGCTTGAAGCAAGATGTTATCCCTGGTAGACAGAGCGAGATCCGCTTCACACCCAACAAAGAAGGTGATTATGCTCTGATCTGTGCTGAACTTTGTGGCCCTTACCACGGTGCAATGAGAACACAAGTGGTTGTACAAAGCCAAGAAAATTTCGACACATGGATGCAAGAGCAGCAAGTAGCTAGCCGTGAAACGCTGAATCAAGCCGTTGCTCTGAACCCAGCCGATCTATCCCCTCATGAATTCCTGGCTCCCTACACAAAGGATATGGGAATTAAACCTGAAGTACTCAATCAAGTTCACCCTGCTCATCATTAG
- a CDS encoding RND family efflux transporter MFP subunit: MLSLVSMRYLSLRFKTRPFLEAQKLILPNHLSRGIVLFSLIVLCGCTATEAQSNNQKGKNQQRAVPVVVATVTRKTIPMELRQTGTVVAYSTVGVKSQVAGPLTGVYFQEGQNVKKGQLLFKIDSRPQQAALMQAQANREKAIAQVKQAQANLSKAIAQVNQAKANLLKDQTQAKNAQAQAQRYGTLFTQGAISKEQAEQFSTASDAQKATVIADKEGIANTIAAVDAAKADLNNAKAEVSAAEAAVDSAKIALSYNSIFSPINGRTGSLKVNQGNLVKENDTNPLVTISQISPIYVTTSLPQRLLPELNKYRAQGKIAVDAYIPKDEQRPEHGELFFVDSGVDPTTGTIQLKSSFANSDGRLSPGQFVNVVVRLTQEPNAIVVPTTAIQTGQQGQFVYVLNPADQTVDMRQVVVGNAVGNETVIQQGLKEGEQVVTDGQFNLRPKAKVQIKQPVGTRQGSGGANQGNQNPSQ; the protein is encoded by the coding sequence ATGCTGTCGCTGGTCAGTATGAGATATTTATCTCTTAGGTTTAAGACTCGACCTTTTTTAGAAGCTCAAAAGCTCATTTTGCCGAACCATTTGAGCAGGGGAATCGTGCTGTTCAGTTTAATTGTGTTGTGTGGTTGTACGGCTACTGAAGCACAGTCCAATAACCAAAAAGGCAAAAATCAGCAGCGTGCTGTACCTGTTGTAGTAGCGACAGTAACCCGTAAAACTATACCTATGGAGTTACGACAAACAGGAACAGTAGTAGCTTACTCAACTGTCGGCGTAAAGTCGCAAGTTGCAGGGCCGCTGACAGGAGTTTATTTCCAAGAAGGTCAGAATGTTAAAAAAGGTCAACTGCTGTTCAAGATAGATTCTCGACCGCAGCAAGCCGCCTTAATGCAAGCGCAAGCTAATAGAGAAAAAGCGATCGCGCAGGTAAAACAGGCGCAAGCTAATCTTTCTAAAGCGATCGCGCAAGTTAATCAAGCCAAAGCTAATCTCCTCAAAGACCAAACCCAAGCGAAAAACGCCCAAGCCCAAGCACAACGCTATGGTACGCTTTTCACTCAAGGCGCGATTAGCAAAGAGCAAGCAGAACAGTTTAGTACTGCATCTGATGCTCAAAAAGCCACAGTAATCGCAGATAAAGAAGGTATTGCCAACACCATTGCCGCAGTTGATGCTGCAAAAGCCGACTTAAATAATGCCAAAGCCGAAGTTAGCGCAGCCGAAGCCGCAGTTGACAGCGCTAAAATCGCACTTTCTTATAATTCAATTTTTTCCCCAATTAACGGGCGTACAGGCAGCTTGAAGGTGAATCAAGGCAACTTGGTAAAAGAGAATGATACCAACCCCTTAGTCACAATCAGTCAAATTAGCCCAATTTACGTCACCACTTCCCTACCGCAACGCCTACTGCCAGAACTTAACAAATATCGGGCACAAGGAAAAATAGCAGTAGATGCTTACATTCCCAAAGACGAACAGCGTCCCGAACATGGCGAACTGTTCTTTGTAGATAGTGGTGTAGATCCCACAACCGGAACTATTCAACTTAAAAGTAGCTTTGCCAACAGCGATGGACGCTTATCACCAGGTCAATTTGTCAATGTAGTTGTCCGGCTAACACAAGAACCCAACGCCATAGTTGTACCAACCACAGCCATCCAGACAGGACAACAAGGGCAGTTTGTCTATGTATTGAATCCTGCCGACCAAACCGTAGATATGCGTCAAGTTGTCGTCGGTAACGCAGTTGGGAACGAAACAGTGATTCAGCAAGGGCTAAAAGAAGGCGAACAAGTCGTCACTGACGGACAATTTAACCTCAGACCAAAAGCCAAAGTGCAAATTAAACAGCCAGTAGGCACCAGACAGGGGTCAGGAGGCGCTAACCAAGGAAATCAAAACCCCTCACAATAA
- a CDS encoding MarR family transcriptional regulator yields the protein MIPKQLAPEITPEQCAAKMMETIPTIIKFFRTEMRRNAAFLPESLSVPQFRALAFLDRHPSASLSQVAEHLGVTRATASNLTDRLVNKNLVSRVENPQERRHVLLNLTEAGKYHLQQIRTLTSARIASVLTNLPEEQMRSVVEGLTVLSSTFESVMPE from the coding sequence ATGATTCCCAAACAACTAGCTCCCGAAATAACCCCGGAACAATGCGCTGCCAAAATGATGGAAACAATTCCGACCATCATTAAGTTCTTTCGCACAGAGATGCGGCGCAATGCTGCTTTTCTGCCAGAATCACTTTCAGTACCGCAATTTCGAGCGTTGGCTTTCCTTGACCGTCACCCAAGCGCTTCTCTTTCCCAAGTGGCGGAACACTTAGGTGTAACTAGAGCTACAGCTTCAAATCTTACAGACCGTCTCGTAAACAAAAATTTGGTCAGTCGAGTAGAAAATCCCCAAGAGCGTCGTCATGTGCTACTTAATTTAACGGAGGCAGGCAAGTATCATCTGCAACAAATTCGCACCTTGACGAGTGCCAGAATTGCCTCTGTTTTAACTAACCTACCAGAAGAACAAATGAGGAGTGTGGTAGAAGGTTTAACAGTATTGAGTAGTACTTTTGAATCGGTAATGCCGGAATAG